ATTGATAAGTCATAATTTGACCAATATTCATTGAACCAGTTTTAATATAAATTAAAACAATTACAGCAAATAACGGAAGCTCGGTTGCTGCTGATAAAACAGCCCTCACACAACTTAATTTACCATAAGGAGAACCAGAACTAGATCCAGAATTATGTTCTACAATTTTATAAACTGCATAAACACCAAACAATATCAAAAGTGAATCATGAGCTACTGGCCCTACAATCACACCAACAATCCAAATAGCTGCTAAAATAAAAACAATACCAATATAAAATACTTTTGAAACAGTTTTTGGAATAGAAGTTTCTTTAAAAAAGAATTTTAAAGAATGTAATAGGTACTGAATAACAGGCGGACCTGGTCTTTTCTGAACACGAGCCATGATTTTTCTATGTAATCCTAGAAGGAGGCTTCCTGCCAAAAATGCAATAATAACATTGATTAAAATATCTGCCATCAAATTCATAATACCACTAATATCCAGTAAATGGTTCTTTCACTCTTTCTTCTGCATCTTCAGGTCTTGGAGTAGCCATAGTTAATAAACCTAAAGATAAAATCCATAAAGGAATAGCAAAAATAGCTACCAAATATACTACCCATGCGTCTAAACTTACAACTAAGCAAGTTAAAATAGCTATCGTTGATATTACCAATAATATAATACATAAAATTTTTTGACTGTTCATACTCTCACTTACCACAACACCAATAATAATATCTCTACAGCCCTCACAATAATAAATAATGAACTTAAATGAATAATAACAATAAACGGAGAACCAGGAGTCCTAAACATTTCTGCTTTACTTGCAAAAAATGGTGCAATACCACTTTCACCTAAAATACCAAGTAACATTAAAACCGCACCAAATATAACCATCGGATTAGTAGGCATTTGAGAAA
The window above is part of the Methanobrevibacter oralis genome. Proteins encoded here:
- a CDS encoding respiratory chain complex I subunit 1 family protein; this translates as MNLMADILINVIIAFLAGSLLLGLHRKIMARVQKRPGPPVIQYLLHSLKFFFKETSIPKTVSKVFYIGIVFILAAIWIVGVIVGPVAHDSLLILFGVYAVYKIVEHNSGSSSGSPYGKLSCVRAVLSAATELPLFAVIVLIYIKTGSMNIGQIMTYQSVNGSLAFSIPLAAVMFFMLLLTKSPYSPFAITKDKSLVSGFETEHFGFLRGFMMFSESVAWYVMLWVFLSIFFGPIGAIGYLIGMIIITFITGFINATTPILAPNHAVMAQITIGAICFVGTLVMIFV